The following are encoded together in the Methylomonas methanica MC09 genome:
- a CDS encoding DUF2058 domain-containing protein yields the protein MKKPQLNPLQAQLLKSGLTSEAKVKQVKAEKRKQDKLQRNNGVEIVDDIKLSAEQARQQQIERDRELNRQRKQAEEQKALAAQIKQITLLNKIEQGDNGLSYQFNHQNKVKTVYVADKVREALINGRAGIVHLSSGYEIVPAEIARKIQDRDVHAVVVLNQATQDVAVEDDPYAAFQIPDDLMW from the coding sequence ATGAAAAAACCGCAACTCAATCCCTTGCAAGCGCAATTGCTGAAATCCGGCCTGACCAGCGAAGCTAAAGTCAAACAGGTCAAGGCCGAAAAGCGCAAGCAAGACAAATTGCAGCGCAATAACGGCGTGGAAATCGTCGACGACATCAAGCTCAGCGCCGAGCAGGCCCGCCAGCAACAAATCGAGCGCGACCGGGAACTGAACCGCCAGCGCAAACAGGCCGAAGAGCAAAAAGCCCTGGCCGCGCAAATCAAACAAATCACCCTGTTGAATAAAATCGAGCAGGGCGATAACGGCCTCAGTTACCAGTTTAATCATCAGAATAAGGTCAAAACAGTGTATGTCGCGGACAAGGTCCGCGAAGCCCTCATCAATGGCCGCGCCGGCATTGTCCACCTCAGCTCCGGATACGAAATTGTACCCGCGGAAATCGCGCGCAAAATCCAGGATAGAGATGTTCACGCGGTTGTAGTGTTAAACCAAGCCACGCAAGATGTCGCCGTAGAGGATGATCCCTATGCGGCGTTTCAGATTCCCGATGATTTGATGTGGTAA
- the thyA gene encoding thymidylate synthase: MQQYLHLLQTLLDSGNKKGDRTGSGTLSIFGHQMRFDLAQGFPLVTTKKVHIKSIIHELLWFLNGDTNVRYLQENGVTIWDEWADEHGNLGPVYGAQWRNWPAGNGETIDQIAQIVEQIKRTPNSRRMLVSAWNVADLPDESQSPQINVANGKMALAACHALFQFYVADGKLSCQLYQRSCDTFLGLPFNIASYALLTHMLAQQCDLAVGDFVWSGGDVHLYLNHIEQAQLQLSRQPFPLPTLKLKRKPDSIFDYRYEDFEILDYQCHPGIKAPISV; this comes from the coding sequence ATGCAACAATATCTGCACCTGCTACAAACCCTCCTCGACAGCGGCAACAAAAAAGGCGACCGTACCGGCAGCGGCACCTTGTCTATTTTCGGCCACCAGATGCGCTTTGATCTGGCCCAGGGCTTTCCGCTGGTCACTACCAAAAAAGTACATATCAAATCCATCATTCACGAACTGCTCTGGTTTTTAAACGGCGACACCAATGTACGCTACCTACAGGAAAACGGTGTGACAATCTGGGACGAATGGGCGGATGAACATGGCAATCTAGGCCCGGTCTACGGCGCGCAATGGCGTAACTGGCCGGCAGGCAACGGCGAAACCATAGACCAGATCGCCCAAATCGTCGAGCAAATCAAACGCACGCCCAACAGCCGGCGCATGCTGGTGTCGGCTTGGAACGTAGCGGATTTGCCGGACGAATCGCAATCGCCTCAGATCAATGTCGCCAATGGCAAGATGGCCCTGGCGGCCTGCCATGCGCTGTTTCAGTTCTATGTGGCGGACGGCAAATTATCCTGCCAGCTTTACCAGCGCAGCTGCGATACCTTTTTGGGTCTGCCGTTCAATATCGCCAGCTATGCCTTGTTGACTCACATGCTGGCTCAGCAATGCGATTTGGCAGTAGGCGATTTCGTCTGGAGCGGCGGCGACGTGCATCTGTACCTGAACCATATCGAACAAGCCCAATTGCAATTAAGCCGGCAACCGTTTCCATTGCCTACGCTGAAACTCAAACGCAAGCCGGACTCTATTTTCGATTATCGGTATGAGGATTTCGAAATCTTAGACTACCAATGTCATCCCGGCATAAAGGCGCCGATTTCGGTTTAA
- a CDS encoding Uma2 family endonuclease: MAFALEKDKHYTYRDYLTWPDDMRCELIDGEVFMMTPAPLLTHQNVAGEIFFQAKSALRGKPCQALIAPIDVRLPRHGEADEETDVVVQPDVMVVCDSNKLDRRGVRGAPDWVVEVLSPSTAGRDHIQKRRIYERHGVREYWLVHPIDRLLTIYRLIGGEFGKPDIYELQGATPVEAVPDLEIDWQAVLPYLPSDDLT, from the coding sequence ATGGCTTTTGCATTGGAAAAAGACAAACATTACACCTATCGCGACTATCTGACCTGGCCCGATGACATGCGCTGCGAATTGATCGACGGCGAAGTGTTCATGATGACGCCGGCACCACTGCTGACACATCAAAATGTGGCGGGTGAAATTTTTTTTCAAGCCAAATCGGCTTTGCGCGGTAAACCGTGTCAAGCACTGATAGCGCCTATCGACGTGCGCCTGCCGCGCCATGGCGAAGCCGACGAGGAAACCGATGTGGTGGTGCAACCCGATGTAATGGTGGTTTGCGATTCAAACAAACTGGACAGGCGCGGCGTGCGCGGTGCGCCGGATTGGGTGGTGGAAGTTTTATCCCCATCCACGGCCGGCCGCGACCATATTCAAAAACGCCGCATCTACGAACGCCATGGGGTCCGCGAATATTGGCTGGTTCACCCCATAGACCGGCTGCTGACCATCTACCGCCTGATCGGCGGCGAATTCGGCAAACCGGACATTTATGAACTACAAGGCGCGACGCCGGTCGAGGCCGTACCCGATCTGGAAATCGACTGGCAAGCCGTACTGCCTTATCTCCCATCCGACGACTTAACATGA
- the pgeF gene encoding peptidoglycan editing factor PgeF, protein MNWIKPDWPLPAQVHAATTVRNGGVSVGAYASLNPAGHVNDDPQHVSANRRIIKEMLKLPAEPVWLQQVHGIEVVQADSVHGQPEADASFTDRAATVCAVLTADCLPVLFCGDDGAKIAAAHAGWRGLQAGVIKQTLSAMQCREVSVWLGPAIGPQNFEVGDEVREAFVSGHVAAAQAFSSNGPGKWLADIYRLARLQLAELGVERVYGGGYCTVADARFYSYRRDGAATGRMASLIWRD, encoded by the coding sequence ATGAACTGGATCAAGCCTGATTGGCCGTTGCCCGCGCAGGTGCATGCCGCCACCACTGTGCGTAACGGCGGCGTCAGTGTCGGCGCTTATGCCAGTCTGAATCCCGCGGGCCATGTCAACGACGATCCGCAGCATGTATCGGCCAACCGGCGCATTATCAAAGAAATGCTGAAATTGCCGGCCGAGCCGGTCTGGCTACAGCAGGTGCACGGCATCGAGGTAGTGCAGGCCGATAGCGTGCATGGCCAGCCTGAAGCCGACGCCAGTTTTACCGATCGAGCCGCTACGGTTTGCGCGGTGTTGACCGCCGATTGTCTGCCGGTATTGTTTTGCGGCGACGACGGGGCGAAGATTGCCGCGGCCCATGCCGGCTGGCGCGGTTTGCAGGCCGGTGTCATCAAACAAACCTTATCGGCGATGCAATGCCGCGAGGTTTCGGTCTGGTTGGGGCCGGCCATCGGCCCGCAAAATTTCGAAGTGGGCGATGAGGTGCGGGAGGCTTTTGTTTCCGGCCATGTCGCAGCCGCCCAAGCCTTTAGCAGCAACGGCCCCGGCAAATGGTTGGCGGATATTTACCGACTGGCGCGCTTGCAACTGGCGGAGCTCGGGGTCGAACGCGTTTATGGCGGCGGTTATTGCACGGTGGCCGATGCGCGATTTTATTCCTACCGCCGCGATGGCGCCGCCACCGGCCGGATGGCCAGTCTGATCTGGAGAGATTGA
- a CDS encoding outer membrane protein assembly factor BamD, translating to MRLLLVKTVFIASLAGFLPGCESLDIFSKKDNSAKEDEYVGWDDAKFHQEAKKALDEKHYQKAITLYEALEARYPFGDYAAQAQLNVAYAYYKNDDPEAALAAIDRFIKVHPRSPNVDYAYYLKGLVNYNRGIGFIDRFLPTDSSQRDPGNAKDSYDNFQELIQRFPQSKYVPDARLRMVALRNNLGMYEVHVADFYLRRKAYVAAVNRANHILKEYQRTPAVPHALVIMQEAYAKLGMDDLAADTERVFKLNYPNGIPVADYKDKTIMEETWDAIGLDK from the coding sequence ATGCGATTACTTTTAGTAAAAACCGTTTTTATCGCCAGTTTGGCCGGCTTTTTGCCGGGCTGCGAGAGTTTGGATATTTTCAGCAAGAAGGATAATTCCGCCAAGGAAGACGAATATGTCGGCTGGGACGATGCCAAGTTTCACCAGGAGGCAAAAAAAGCCCTGGACGAGAAGCATTACCAAAAAGCCATTACGCTGTATGAAGCCCTGGAAGCCCGTTACCCGTTTGGCGATTACGCCGCCCAAGCGCAATTGAACGTAGCGTACGCCTACTATAAAAACGACGACCCGGAAGCCGCGCTGGCCGCCATTGACCGCTTCATCAAAGTCCACCCCAGAAGTCCCAACGTCGATTATGCCTATTATTTAAAGGGCTTGGTCAATTACAACCGCGGCATCGGCTTTATCGACCGTTTTTTACCGACCGACTCCTCGCAACGCGACCCAGGCAATGCCAAGGATTCCTACGATAACTTCCAGGAATTGATCCAGCGTTTCCCACAAAGCAAATACGTGCCGGACGCCCGCCTGCGCATGGTGGCCTTGCGGAACAATCTGGGCATGTACGAAGTGCATGTCGCCGACTTTTACCTGCGCCGCAAGGCCTATGTGGCGGCGGTGAACCGAGCTAATCATATTCTCAAGGAATATCAGCGCACCCCGGCCGTACCGCACGCGCTGGTGATCATGCAGGAAGCTTATGCCAAGCTGGGTATGGACGATCTGGCCGCCGATACCGAGCGGGTGTTTAAACTGAATTATCCTAACGGCATCCCGGTGGCCGATTACAAGGATAAGACCATTATGGAAGAAACCTGGGATGCCATCGGCCTGGATAAATAA
- the rluD gene encoding 23S rRNA pseudouridine(1911/1915/1917) synthase RluD, which yields MTILTERVPEELAGMRLDQCLAEMFPDYSRSKLQTWLKDGRVLVDGEQRKGREKMDGGEEIELDAEAEQVVEYDAEDIPLDIVYEDESLLIVNKPAGLVVHPAVGNWSGTLVNALLNHAPNLDTLPRAGIVHRIDKDTSGLLMVAKTLQAHNSLVEQLQERSIHREYLALVKGWMTAGGTVDEPIGRHPVDRKRNAVRRDGKEAVTHYRLEQRFKRHTLIRVKLETGRTHQIRVHMAHINYPLVGDQTYGGRFQMPAECNPALAEALRNFKRQALHATKLGLDHPETGEYMEWEQAMPEDMQNLIKLLAENELDQA from the coding sequence ATGACGATATTAACCGAACGGGTTCCCGAAGAGCTGGCAGGCATGCGCCTGGACCAGTGTTTGGCGGAAATGTTTCCCGATTACTCCCGCAGCAAGCTGCAAACCTGGCTTAAGGACGGCCGAGTGCTGGTGGACGGCGAGCAACGCAAGGGCCGCGAGAAAATGGACGGCGGCGAGGAAATCGAGCTGGATGCCGAGGCGGAGCAGGTTGTGGAATATGACGCCGAAGATATTCCGCTGGATATCGTTTATGAAGACGAGTCGCTGTTGATCGTGAATAAACCGGCCGGGCTGGTGGTGCATCCGGCGGTGGGTAACTGGAGCGGCACGCTGGTTAACGCCCTGTTGAATCATGCGCCTAACCTGGATACTTTACCTCGGGCCGGTATCGTACACCGCATCGACAAGGACACCAGCGGCTTGCTGATGGTGGCGAAAACCTTGCAGGCGCACAACAGTCTGGTCGAGCAGCTGCAAGAGCGCAGCATTCACCGCGAATACCTGGCCTTGGTAAAAGGCTGGATGACCGCCGGCGGCACCGTCGACGAACCCATCGGCCGCCACCCGGTGGACCGTAAACGTAACGCGGTACGCCGCGACGGCAAGGAAGCGGTGACTCATTACCGTCTGGAGCAACGTTTCAAGCGCCATACCCTGATCCGGGTCAAGTTGGAGACCGGCCGCACCCATCAGATTCGGGTGCATATGGCGCACATCAATTATCCCTTGGTCGGCGATCAAACCTACGGCGGCCGCTTTCAAATGCCTGCCGAATGCAATCCGGCCTTGGCCGAGGCCTTGCGCAATTTCAAGCGTCAGGCGCTGCACGCCACCAAACTGGGTCTGGATCATCCGGAAACCGGCGAATACATGGAATGGGAGCAAGCCATGCCCGAGGACATGCAAAACCTGATCAAGCTGTTGGCGGAAAATGAACTGGATCAAGCCTGA